The Deltaproteobacteria bacterium genomic interval GGTTGCTGCGCGCCCGCAGGCGCGCCCAGACCGCCTCGGTCGCCTCGAGCGACGCACCGAACGGACCGGCCGGCAGGATGATCGCGCCGAGCATGCCGTATGCGGCCACGTCCCAGAGCGGAGCGTACGCCTCGCCCGCGGGCAAAGAGATCAGGCGCAGCGCGACGCCGTCGCCGAGCGGAACGTGTCCGACGGTGCCGAGCTCGCCGAGCCGCTGCGGCTCGCGCGCCATCCGCCCGTCGATGACGAAATGCGTGCTCGCGCGCAGCGCCGCGACGAATGCGCGCACCAGTGCGCGCTCCGGCGAGGCGATCACGAGCTTCAGCACCGGCCCCGCCTTGGGCCGCTGGGTCGCCGCCCACTCGCGCAGTCTGCGGACCTGCGGCGGCGAGAAGATCGCGGCCTCGCTCTCGGCAAAGCCGCCCTCCGGCGTGGTGCGGATCTGCTCGAGCCCGAGGAAGTCCCGCGCGAAGAGGTCGGAGAGGACGCGGAGCACCTGGTAGTCCGGAAACGGACAGTGGTCGATGATCTCGCCGATCTTGCGGTACGCCGTCAGGGCGTCGATCACCTCGCGCGTCAGCGGGTGGGAGATCGCCGGGATCTTCTCGCGCGGCACGCGCATCTCGAGCCGCAGCTCGGCGCCGGGCATGTCGCGCCGCAGCTTGTCCCACTCGTCCTTCTGCCGCACCCCCTCGAGGAGCAGCATGCGCAGGGGCTTCGAGATGCGCGCCGCGTCGCGCACGTCTCCCGGGATGAACTCGAAACGCCCTTCCTTCCAGCCGAGCATGCGATAGAGGGCCTTCTCGCCGACGACCGCCGTGCCGTCGACGAGCGGGATCATCGCGTCGATCACCTGGCCCGCGCGGATCGAGATGGTCGCCGACGCCGGCAGGCCGTCCTGCGCGATCCGCACGCTTCCGCTGCGCTGATTCATCTGGAAGATCTGCAGCAGGTCCGCGACGGGGATCTGCGCGAGCTTGCCCTCGATCTCCTTGTCGGAGCGGATCTCGCCGAAGCGCGCGCTGCGCTCGAGGATCAGGTCGAGGTGATCGAGCACGTCGGCCTCGAGCCAGGGCGCGACCACCGTGGCGTCGCGCGAATCCATCGAGATCGGCGCGTCGAGCTCGTCGTTGACCAGGAAGATGAACGAGACCGTCCGTGTGCGCGGGTTCCCACGCAGGATCTCGGCCAGGCGGACGCCGTCGATCACCGCTAGGTCGATCGGGCAGATCACCGCCTCGGGCACCCGTTCGAGCGCGAGCTCGAGCGCGGACGCGCCGTGGGGCGCGATCTCGACCAGATGCCCGCGGCCGGTGCAGGCTTCGGAGACCGCCTTCGCGCGGCCGCGGTCGTGATCGGCGATCAGCAGGCGCATGCTAGCCACGCACCCCGAAGCCCGTCTCGGCGCGCAGCCGGAAGGTCATGTGCTCGATCAGCACCGGGTCGTTCGAGTGGTAGATCGGCCGAGCGCCGTCCGAGCGCGGCTTGCCGGCCAC includes:
- a CDS encoding DUF4388 domain-containing protein, with translation MASMRLLIADHDRGRAKAVSEACTGRGHLVEIAPHGASALELALERVPEAVICPIDLAVIDGVRLAEILRGNPRTRTVSFIFLVNDELDAPISMDSRDATVVAPWLEADVLDHLDLILERSARFGEIRSDKEIEGKLAQIPVADLLQIFQMNQRSGSVRIAQDGLPASATISIRAGQVIDAMIPLVDGTAVVGEKALYRMLGWKEGRFEFIPGDVRDAARISKPLRMLLLEGVRQKDEWDKLRRDMPGAELRLEMRVPREKIPAISHPLTREVIDALTAYRKIGEIIDHCPFPDYQVLRVLSDLFARDFLGLEQIRTTPEGGFAESEAAIFSPPQVRRLREWAATQRPKAGPVLKLVIASPERALVRAFVAALRASTHFVIDGRMAREPQRLGELGTVGHVPLGDGVALRLISLPAGEAYAPLWDVAAYGMLGAIILPAGPFGASLEATEAVWARLRARSNRAIVHLLLPDAPGLALSDSARGTLPHLEGGSFFVLPPQSSLGRLEVLRSVFARLVP